A genomic segment from Fundulus heteroclitus isolate FHET01 chromosome 6, MU-UCD_Fhet_4.1, whole genome shotgun sequence encodes:
- the snorc gene encoding protein SNORC gives MVHSSICRAVLVLFSLLLAIAHAERVLDPALTGRDHQDAMSGDPPADVTTKNPFLDRPAQTYTFDFDEATHPPILDEDEGVLGPGAITAIVIAVFLGASVLLALIVITIRKFTAS, from the exons ATGGTTCACAGCAGCATCTGCAGGGCTGTCCTGGTTCTCTTCAGCCTCCTGTTAGCCATTGCACACGCAG aGAGAGTACTGGACCCTGCCTTAACCGGTAGGGACCACCAGGATGCCATGTCTGGAGACCCACCCGCTGATGTTACAACCAAAAACCCTTTCCTGGACAGACCAGCACAGACCTACACCTTTGACTTTGATGAAGCCACGCATCCTCCCATCCTAGACGAGGACGAAG GTGTTCTGGGACCAGGGGCCATTACAGCCATAGTTATTGCAGTCTTCCTGGGAGCGTCGGTCCTCCTTGCCCTCATCGTCATCACAATCAGGAAATTCACCGCCTCCTAG